The Halosimplex litoreum genome has a window encoding:
- a CDS encoding PhzF family phenazine biosynthesis protein — protein sequence MTDTRRVQLVDAFTTEPMAGNPAGVVPEAADLADDQMAAIASELGASETAFVGSSDEADYRLRYFTPEREVDLCGHATVAAVASLSDRDEVADGTHTVETEVGTLDVEVEADGTVWLTQSPPEIREVDVSLDEVADALGLDTPALSEVGEDLPIARASTGLPFLVVPVGYFEQLSAVEPDLDAVETLCEETDTEGLYAFTFDTLEGEATLHGRSFAPLAGIPEDPVTGTASGAVGAYLRYQAALDTEDPLVFEQGHFLDRPGRVLVDTREGEEGATAPRVGGRAVTTLDGDLTIPESDEDDIIEA from the coding sequence ATGACCGACACGCGCCGCGTCCAGCTCGTCGACGCGTTCACGACGGAACCGATGGCCGGCAACCCGGCGGGGGTCGTCCCCGAGGCGGCCGACCTCGCCGACGACCAGATGGCCGCCATCGCGTCGGAACTCGGCGCGAGCGAGACGGCGTTCGTCGGGTCGAGCGACGAGGCCGACTACCGGCTGCGCTACTTCACGCCCGAGCGCGAGGTCGACCTCTGTGGACACGCCACGGTCGCAGCGGTCGCGTCGCTGTCCGACCGCGACGAGGTCGCCGACGGCACCCACACCGTCGAGACCGAAGTCGGCACCCTCGACGTCGAAGTCGAGGCCGACGGTACCGTCTGGCTCACGCAGTCGCCGCCGGAGATCCGCGAGGTCGACGTATCGCTCGACGAGGTCGCCGACGCGCTCGGCCTCGACACCCCTGCGCTGTCGGAAGTCGGCGAGGACCTGCCGATCGCCCGCGCCTCGACCGGCCTGCCCTTCCTCGTCGTCCCGGTGGGCTACTTCGAACAGCTCTCGGCGGTCGAGCCCGACCTGGACGCCGTCGAGACGCTCTGCGAGGAGACGGACACCGAAGGACTCTACGCCTTTACGTTCGACACGCTCGAAGGCGAGGCGACCCTGCACGGGCGGTCGTTCGCACCGCTGGCGGGCATCCCCGAGGACCCGGTCACGGGAACCGCCAGCGGCGCGGTGGGCGCCTATCTGCGCTATCAGGCCGCGCTGGACACCGAGGACCCGCTGGTGTTCGAACAGGGCCACTTCCTCGACCGCCCGGGACGGGTACTGGTCGATACCCGTGAGGGCGAGGAGGGCGCGACGGCGCCCCGCGTCGGCGGGCGGGCGGTCACGACGCTCGACGGCGATCTGACGATCCCCGAGTCCGACGAGGACGACATCATCGAGGCCTGA
- a CDS encoding helix-turn-helix domain-containing protein, translating into MRYLRILLYPDPAALHPVEAALAEDETVHRRAIHVVKSMPDGSLVMLAEIEGDLDRYREIMAAEPTVREFAVSGVETGYCYSRVEATSLTTQLLSHTESESFVVEMPIEYTGDGGQRVTIVGQEADLAGGALDLPEEIDVELLSTGPYRPDAAGVFADLTDRQREVLETALDLGYYETPRQATHEDIADTLDVEGATVGKHLRRVEATVFEKYVR; encoded by the coding sequence ATGCGGTACCTCAGGATCTTGCTGTATCCCGATCCGGCGGCGCTCCACCCCGTCGAGGCGGCACTGGCCGAGGACGAGACCGTCCATCGGCGCGCCATTCACGTCGTCAAGTCCATGCCCGACGGTTCGCTGGTGATGCTCGCGGAGATAGAGGGTGACCTGGACCGGTACCGCGAGATCATGGCCGCCGAACCGACCGTCCGCGAGTTCGCCGTCTCCGGGGTGGAGACCGGCTACTGCTACAGTCGTGTCGAGGCCACGTCGCTGACTACGCAACTGCTGTCCCACACCGAAAGCGAGTCCTTCGTCGTCGAGATGCCCATCGAGTACACGGGAGACGGGGGCCAGCGTGTCACTATCGTCGGCCAGGAGGCGGACCTCGCCGGCGGAGCGCTCGACCTGCCCGAGGAGATCGACGTGGAACTCCTCTCGACCGGCCCGTACCGGCCCGACGCCGCGGGCGTGTTCGCGGACCTGACCGACCGCCAGCGCGAGGTGCTGGAGACGGCGCTGGACCTTGGATACTACGAGACGCCCCGGCAGGCCACCCACGAAGACATCGCCGACACGCTGGACGTCGAGGGCGCGACCGTCGGTAAACACCTCCGACGCGTCGAGGCGACCGTCTTCGAAAAATACGTCCGATAG
- a CDS encoding YqaA family protein — protein sequence MFPVEVPALLLGSTCSDPSGTLVEAVCTATGPPGLLIVLVYSFLITFILPLPSEIVLPLADQLRLGLPLWANLALVVLVASIGKAGGSVFAFHIGQEAKESGPVIRALRRSRFDVIEWSQTKVVQLSKKYGYAGLALALSVPAFPDTLSVYAFSVLEDDYLKFAAATFVGSVGRFLVWIVVVRGGVASL from the coding sequence GTGTTCCCCGTCGAGGTCCCCGCGCTCCTGTTGGGCAGTACCTGTAGCGACCCCTCCGGGACGCTCGTCGAGGCCGTCTGCACCGCGACCGGCCCCCCGGGCCTGCTCATCGTCCTCGTCTACTCCTTTCTGATCACCTTCATCCTCCCGTTGCCTTCCGAGATCGTCCTGCCGCTGGCCGATCAGCTCCGGCTCGGCCTGCCGCTGTGGGCGAACCTGGCGCTCGTCGTCCTCGTCGCCAGCATCGGGAAGGCCGGCGGCAGCGTCTTCGCGTTCCACATCGGCCAGGAGGCCAAGGAGTCCGGGCCCGTCATCCGGGCGCTGCGGCGCTCGCGGTTCGACGTCATCGAGTGGTCCCAGACGAAAGTCGTCCAGCTCTCCAAGAAGTACGGCTACGCCGGCCTCGCGCTGGCGCTGTCGGTCCCCGCGTTCCCCGACACCCTCTCCGTGTACGCCTTCTCCGTCCTCGAAGACGACTACCTGAAGTTCGCCGCCGCCACCTTCGTCGGTAGCGTCGGTCGGTTCCTCGTCTGGATCGTCGTCGTCCGCGGCGGCGTCGCGAGCCTCTGA
- a CDS encoding LiaF transmembrane domain-containing protein: MEYRRITSQIVVGVVVALLGLVLLARTTGVYDTGRLLVYAPSLFVLVGLFAIVASGFRNLVGPLMVVLVAGGWQLVALDYLAAETVFSLWPVLLVLFGLSLIVGQYRARAVARESDFLTSVAVFGGRDERSTSQAFHGADLTAAFGGVELDLRDAVVEHPPATINASALFGGVDLIVPREWNVRVDVFPLFGAAEDERPRRAEEHDEVDLVVTGFALFGGVSVDD, from the coding sequence ATGGAATACAGACGTATCACGTCCCAGATCGTCGTCGGCGTCGTCGTCGCGCTGCTGGGCCTCGTCCTGCTCGCTCGCACGACCGGCGTCTACGACACCGGCCGACTGCTCGTCTACGCGCCGTCGCTGTTCGTGCTGGTCGGCCTGTTCGCTATCGTCGCGAGCGGCTTCCGCAACCTCGTCGGTCCCCTGATGGTCGTACTCGTCGCCGGCGGCTGGCAGCTGGTCGCGCTGGACTACCTCGCCGCCGAGACCGTCTTCTCGCTGTGGCCCGTCCTGCTCGTCCTGTTCGGGCTCTCGCTGATCGTCGGCCAGTACCGCGCCCGCGCCGTCGCCCGCGAGTCGGACTTTCTCACCTCGGTGGCCGTCTTCGGCGGCCGGGACGAGCGCTCGACCTCGCAGGCGTTCCACGGCGCCGATCTGACCGCCGCGTTCGGCGGCGTCGAACTCGACCTGCGTGACGCCGTCGTCGAGCATCCACCCGCGACGATCAACGCCAGTGCGCTGTTCGGCGGCGTCGACCTGATCGTCCCCCGGGAGTGGAACGTCCGCGTCGACGTCTTCCCGCTGTTCGGCGCCGCCGAGGACGAACGGCCCCGCCGCGCGGAGGAACACGACGAGGTCGACCTCGTCGTCACCGGCTTCGCGCTGTTCGGCGGCGTCTCGGTCGACGACTGA
- the ppsA gene encoding phosphoenolpyruvate synthase, with protein MALLWLDDVTAEDFDSVGGKGASLGELTSAGLPVPPGFVVTAETYRSFIEETGIDEELFEAVDVSVDDSQALARAAERAQELIQETEMPDDIRAEILEAYDSVEDGDASVAVRSSATAEDLPDASFAGQQETFLNVTRSGLLDKVRDCWASLFTQRAIYYRQEQGFSHDVVNIAVVVQLMVDADKSGVMFTSHPTTGAPQAIVESAWGLGEAVVSGAVSPDKYVLDRGTGQLRDATVATKKVMHVRDEETGETIERPVPDDKRDEQVLSEAELDRLVGLGDEIESYYGDPQDVEWAIADGELYVLQSRPITTIDEDAGEVEGASNGVGDVAGVADGGASAESGGSSGDGNVVFSGIGASPGRVSGPARIVRKLDHLDKVEEGDIIVAEMTTPDMVPAMKRAAGIVTDEGGMTSHAAIVSRELGVPAIVGTEQGSETLHDGQVVTIDGDKGTVEQGDATGGDEREPVEEVRPQAPVKPMTATEVKVNVSIPDAAERAAATGADGVGLLRMEHMILSTNKTPERYIEDHSADEYVSEIVDGVRGVAEEFYPRPVRVRTLDAPTDEFRQLEGGADEPAEHNPMLGYRGIRRSLDRPDLFAHELAAFRRLFELGYDNVEIMFPLVNDAEDVLRARRLMEEAGIDPDKRDWGVMIETPAAALGVESMADAGIDFVSFGTNDLTQYTLAVDRNNGRVADIFDELHPSVLKLISETIETCREHDVATSICGQAASKPEMVDHLVNEGVTSISANIDAVRDVQHEVKRVEQKLLLDSVRD; from the coding sequence ATGGCATTACTCTGGCTGGACGACGTTACGGCCGAGGACTTCGACTCGGTCGGAGGCAAAGGCGCATCCCTGGGGGAGCTGACATCGGCGGGTCTGCCGGTGCCCCCCGGGTTCGTCGTGACGGCCGAGACGTACCGGTCGTTCATCGAGGAGACCGGTATCGACGAGGAGCTGTTCGAGGCCGTCGACGTCTCCGTCGACGACTCCCAGGCGCTCGCGCGGGCCGCCGAACGCGCCCAGGAGCTCATCCAGGAGACGGAGATGCCCGACGACATCCGCGCGGAGATCCTCGAAGCCTACGACTCCGTCGAGGACGGCGACGCCTCCGTGGCGGTCCGCTCGTCGGCGACGGCGGAGGACCTCCCGGACGCCTCGTTCGCCGGCCAACAGGAGACGTTCCTCAACGTCACCCGCTCGGGCCTGCTCGACAAGGTACGGGACTGCTGGGCCTCCCTCTTTACGCAGCGCGCTATCTACTACCGACAGGAACAGGGCTTCTCTCACGACGTGGTCAACATCGCCGTCGTCGTCCAGCTGATGGTCGACGCCGACAAGAGCGGCGTCATGTTCACGAGCCACCCCACCACGGGCGCCCCGCAGGCGATCGTCGAGTCCGCCTGGGGCCTGGGCGAAGCGGTCGTCTCGGGCGCCGTCTCCCCCGACAAGTACGTCCTCGACCGCGGGACTGGCCAGCTGCGCGACGCGACCGTCGCCACGAAGAAGGTCATGCACGTCCGCGACGAGGAGACCGGCGAGACCATCGAGCGCCCGGTCCCCGACGACAAGCGCGACGAGCAGGTCCTCTCGGAGGCGGAACTGGACCGCCTGGTCGGCCTCGGCGACGAGATCGAATCGTACTACGGCGACCCTCAGGACGTCGAATGGGCCATCGCCGACGGCGAGCTGTACGTCCTGCAATCGCGCCCCATCACGACCATCGACGAGGACGCCGGCGAGGTCGAGGGCGCTTCCAACGGCGTCGGCGACGTGGCGGGCGTCGCCGACGGCGGTGCGAGCGCCGAGTCGGGCGGGTCGAGCGGCGACGGTAACGTCGTCTTCTCCGGCATCGGCGCCAGCCCCGGTCGCGTCTCCGGCCCGGCACGGATCGTCCGGAAGCTCGACCACCTCGACAAGGTCGAGGAGGGCGACATCATCGTCGCCGAGATGACCACCCCGGACATGGTCCCGGCGATGAAGCGCGCGGCCGGCATCGTCACCGACGAGGGCGGCATGACCAGTCACGCCGCCATCGTCTCCCGCGAACTCGGCGTCCCCGCCATCGTCGGCACCGAACAGGGCTCCGAGACGCTCCACGACGGCCAGGTCGTCACCATCGACGGCGACAAGGGCACCGTCGAACAGGGCGACGCCACCGGCGGCGACGAGCGCGAGCCCGTCGAGGAGGTCCGCCCGCAGGCGCCCGTCAAGCCGATGACCGCGACGGAGGTCAAGGTCAACGTCTCCATCCCCGACGCGGCCGAACGCGCCGCGGCGACCGGCGCCGACGGCGTCGGCCTCCTGCGGATGGAGCACATGATCCTCTCGACGAACAAGACGCCCGAGCGCTACATCGAAGACCACAGCGCCGACGAGTACGTCTCCGAGATCGTCGACGGGGTGCGGGGCGTCGCCGAGGAGTTCTACCCCCGGCCCGTTCGCGTGCGCACGCTCGACGCGCCCACCGACGAGTTCCGCCAGCTCGAGGGCGGCGCCGACGAGCCCGCCGAACACAACCCGATGCTCGGCTATCGGGGCATCCGCCGCAGCCTCGACCGCCCCGACCTGTTCGCCCACGAACTGGCCGCCTTCCGCCGGCTGTTCGAGCTGGGCTACGACAACGTCGAGATCATGTTCCCGCTCGTCAACGACGCCGAGGACGTGCTCCGGGCCCGCCGACTCATGGAAGAGGCGGGCATCGACCCCGACAAACGCGACTGGGGCGTGATGATCGAGACGCCCGCCGCCGCGCTGGGCGTCGAGTCGATGGCCGACGCGGGCATCGACTTCGTCTCCTTTGGCACGAACGACCTCACCCAGTACACCCTCGCCGTCGACCGCAACAACGGCCGCGTGGCCGATATCTTCGACGAGCTCCACCCATCGGTGCTGAAGCTCATCAGCGAGACCATCGAGACCTGCCGCGAACACGACGTGGCCACGAGCATCTGCGGCCAGGCCGCCTCGAAACCCGAGATGGTCGACCACCTCGTCAACGAGGGGGTCACCTCCATCTCCGCCAACATCGACGCCGTCCGCGACGTGCAACACGAGGTCAAACGCGTCGAGCAGAAGCTGCTGTTGGATTCGGTGCGGGACTGA
- a CDS encoding cytochrome P450, producing the protein MSETAGGPPTPDGVPVLGNGWAFARDPVGALSSWGNLGDIVRIEMPGREMYVVYAPSAIARVLRDDHDRFTIGPAQRELFSGVEDHAVTTTAGERWERLRRELAPAFSRERVRTYGDRMVAATERYAETWDVGERLDLTTEMRRLAVTILGDALLATDLRGQTDRAMAAADALVARANFRRPGLALPGWVPTPTDWRFDRAVGALDDQVEALLADRRGSDANDACAVLLAAHERGALSMAEVRHNVVAFLLAGHESPAAALSLALWLLDEHPEAATAVRDEYDAVADGDGLDGADFAALPETRAVVRETLRLYPPTTGVNRQAGEPVTLAGYDLPAGSQILMPQRPVHRDERFWDDPGSFDPGRWSRDVERPDFAYFPFSGGPRRCIGDEFARRELVLALATLVGRVEMEVHMDGPLAFTPSIQLRPTTDIHATVRPRP; encoded by the coding sequence ATGAGCGAGACGGCAGGCGGGCCCCCGACGCCCGACGGGGTACCAGTGCTGGGAAACGGGTGGGCGTTCGCACGCGATCCGGTGGGGGCGCTGTCCTCCTGGGGGAACCTCGGCGACATCGTCCGCATCGAGATGCCCGGCCGGGAGATGTACGTGGTCTACGCCCCGTCGGCGATCGCTCGGGTCCTCCGAGACGACCACGACCGGTTCACCATCGGCCCTGCACAGCGGGAACTGTTCAGCGGCGTCGAGGACCACGCCGTGACGACCACCGCGGGTGAGCGCTGGGAGCGGCTCCGTCGGGAGCTGGCCCCCGCGTTCTCTCGCGAGCGCGTGCGGACATACGGGGACCGAATGGTCGCGGCGACCGAACGGTACGCCGAGACGTGGGACGTGGGCGAGCGGCTCGATCTCACGACCGAGATGCGCCGGCTGGCGGTGACGATTCTCGGGGATGCACTGCTTGCCACCGACCTCCGGGGCCAGACGGACAGGGCGATGGCCGCGGCCGACGCGCTCGTCGCCCGCGCGAACTTTCGTCGGCCGGGACTCGCGTTGCCAGGGTGGGTGCCGACGCCGACCGACTGGCGGTTCGACCGGGCGGTCGGCGCGCTCGACGACCAGGTCGAGGCGCTGCTCGCCGACCGACGAGGGAGCGACGCGAACGACGCCTGTGCCGTGTTGCTGGCCGCTCACGAACGGGGCGCCCTCTCGATGGCGGAAGTGCGACACAACGTCGTCGCCTTCCTGCTGGCCGGACACGAGTCACCGGCGGCGGCCCTCTCGCTCGCGCTGTGGCTCCTCGACGAACATCCCGAGGCCGCGACCGCCGTCCGAGACGAGTACGACGCCGTGGCCGACGGCGACGGTCTCGACGGGGCTGATTTCGCCGCACTCCCGGAGACGCGAGCCGTCGTCCGCGAGACGCTCCGTCTCTACCCACCGACGACCGGGGTCAACAGACAGGCCGGGGAACCGGTGACGCTGGCGGGGTACGACCTGCCCGCCGGGTCGCAGATCCTCATGCCACAGCGCCCCGTCCACCGCGACGAGCGGTTCTGGGACGACCCAGGCAGCTTCGACCCTGGCCGATGGTCGCGGGACGTGGAGCGTCCGGATTTCGCGTACTTCCCGTTCAGCGGCGGTCCACGGCGGTGCATCGGAGATGAGTTCGCCCGGCGAGAGCTCGTGCTCGCACTGGCGACTCTCGTCGGTCGCGTCGAGATGGAGGTACACATGGACGGCCCGCTGGCGTTCACGCCGTCGATACAGCTTCGCCCGACCACCGATATCCACGCGACGGTTCGGCCCCGCCCGTGA
- a CDS encoding DUF7344 domain-containing protein encodes MMFGDGGDQSRVFGTLADPERRVVLYYLREHESASLETLADLVTGWVEAGPGPDRTVARDDVRAGLHHVHLPALDAAGLVDYDPDGGRVTCEGLSRVGETVLDAALAADTSEAPVDLGRLLAAADDAGADDGG; translated from the coding sequence ATGATGTTTGGCGACGGAGGAGACCAATCTCGCGTGTTCGGGACGCTGGCCGATCCGGAGCGACGGGTCGTCCTGTACTACCTCCGAGAGCACGAGTCGGCGTCGCTCGAGACGCTCGCGGATCTGGTGACGGGGTGGGTCGAAGCCGGGCCGGGGCCCGACCGGACGGTCGCCCGTGACGACGTGCGGGCAGGGCTCCACCACGTTCACCTGCCGGCACTGGACGCGGCCGGACTGGTCGACTACGACCCGGACGGGGGCCGGGTTACGTGCGAAGGGCTCTCGCGGGTAGGGGAGACGGTGCTCGACGCGGCGCTGGCCGCCGATACGAGCGAGGCGCCCGTCGACCTCGGGAGACTGCTCGCTGCGGCCGACGACGCGGGAGCGGACGATGGCGGCTGA
- the mfnA gene encoding tyrosine decarboxylase MfnA yields MQLAEPQDFERVLSSMCTEPHPAAREAAERFLATNPGDPGTYQSVAILEERAVDLLGEVTGHPDPEGYVASGGTEANIQAVRIARNRADTDDPNVVAPASAHFSFTKAADVLGVEYRTAPTTDHRADPEAMAELVDEDTVCVVGVGGSTEYGYVDPIPEIADLAHSVDALCHVDAAWGGFVLPFTDHAWNFQNADVDTLTIDPHKMGQAAIPAGGLLVRDRSLLDELAIRTPYLESTSQVTLTGTRSGAGVASAVAAMEALWPEGYREQYDRSMDNAEWLADQLAARGHDVVEPDLPLVAADLSVPMTEELRSRGWRVSKTGADEMRVVCMPHVTRSMLRSFVADLDWY; encoded by the coding sequence ATGCAGCTGGCCGAGCCGCAGGATTTCGAGCGCGTCCTGTCGTCGATGTGTACCGAACCCCACCCCGCGGCTCGGGAGGCGGCCGAACGATTCCTCGCGACGAACCCCGGCGACCCCGGCACTTACCAGAGCGTCGCTATCCTCGAAGAACGCGCCGTCGACCTGCTGGGCGAGGTGACCGGCCACCCGGACCCCGAGGGGTACGTCGCTAGCGGCGGCACGGAGGCCAACATCCAGGCCGTCCGGATCGCGCGCAACCGCGCCGACACCGACGACCCCAACGTCGTCGCCCCCGCGAGCGCGCACTTCTCCTTTACCAAGGCCGCGGACGTGCTCGGCGTGGAGTACCGCACCGCGCCGACGACCGACCACCGGGCCGACCCCGAGGCGATGGCCGAACTCGTCGACGAGGACACCGTCTGCGTCGTCGGCGTCGGCGGTTCGACCGAATACGGCTACGTCGACCCGATTCCGGAGATCGCCGACCTCGCCCACTCGGTCGACGCGCTCTGTCACGTCGACGCCGCCTGGGGCGGGTTCGTCCTCCCCTTCACCGACCACGCGTGGAACTTCCAGAACGCCGACGTAGACACGCTGACGATCGACCCGCACAAGATGGGCCAGGCCGCCATCCCGGCCGGTGGGCTGCTGGTCCGAGACCGGTCGCTGCTGGACGAACTCGCCATCCGGACCCCCTACCTTGAGTCGACGTCGCAGGTGACGCTGACGGGCACTCGCAGCGGCGCGGGCGTCGCCAGCGCCGTCGCGGCGATGGAAGCGCTGTGGCCGGAGGGGTACCGCGAGCAGTACGACCGGTCGATGGACAACGCCGAGTGGCTGGCCGACCAGCTCGCCGCGCGCGGTCACGACGTGGTCGAGCCGGACCTGCCGCTGGTGGCCGCCGACCTGTCGGTGCCGATGACGGAGGAACTGCGCTCGCGGGGCTGGCGCGTCTCGAAGACCGGCGCCGACGAGATGCGCGTCGTCTGCATGCCCCACGTCACTCGCTCGATGCTGCGCTCGTTCGTCGCGGACCTTGACTGGTACTGA
- a CDS encoding ArsR/SmtB family transcription factor, which translates to MEGVLWYVFASTRGGENRARILRAIDERPRNANQLAEDLDLDYTTVRHHLEVLEDNNVVESSGDDYGAVYLPTEQCRANWDTVEEVLGTVLEDDS; encoded by the coding sequence ATGGAAGGGGTGCTGTGGTACGTGTTCGCCAGCACCCGTGGGGGTGAGAACCGGGCGCGCATCCTCCGTGCGATAGACGAGCGACCGCGCAACGCAAACCAGCTCGCCGAGGACCTGGACCTGGACTACACCACCGTCCGCCACCACTTGGAGGTGCTCGAAGACAACAACGTCGTCGAGTCCAGCGGCGACGACTACGGCGCCGTCTACCTGCCCACCGAGCAGTGTCGCGCCAACTGGGACACCGTCGAGGAGGTCCTGGGAACCGTTCTGGAGGACGATTCATGA
- a CDS encoding DICT sensory domain-containing protein gives MAADGEPPLRALRDRALGPPKTVTTFGPEPYDDLTGVLDRFDVELRHEPLPVPKSSGYLVVRRGDEYLGAISAAGFDDLRDRSGAPPWDATAAASAYRDLVALLSGASFEMDDRGRMVATAREIEDRAWRAGRGALYVTFQSLSAFEEQVSTYARLAGRTDLSVAVYGDPDWEPPPIDGVDIHRDEAGEISDFWVVAFDGAGEDDDKCAMIAEESAAGVFTGVVTYDPTVVDDLTAYLDDVAASGP, from the coding sequence ATGGCGGCTGACGGCGAGCCGCCGCTGCGGGCGTTGCGCGACCGCGCGCTCGGCCCGCCGAAGACGGTCACGACTTTCGGCCCGGAACCGTACGACGACCTGACCGGGGTCCTCGACCGGTTCGACGTCGAACTGCGTCACGAGCCGCTGCCCGTCCCGAAATCGTCGGGGTATCTCGTGGTCAGACGGGGCGACGAGTACCTCGGCGCCATCTCGGCGGCGGGGTTCGACGACCTGCGGGACCGCTCCGGAGCGCCACCCTGGGACGCGACCGCCGCGGCGTCCGCGTACCGCGACCTGGTCGCGCTGCTCTCGGGGGCGTCCTTCGAGATGGACGACAGGGGCCGGATGGTGGCGACTGCTCGCGAGATCGAGGACCGCGCCTGGCGAGCTGGTCGGGGCGCCCTCTACGTGACCTTCCAGTCGCTGTCGGCGTTCGAGGAGCAGGTCTCGACGTACGCGCGGCTCGCGGGGCGGACGGACCTCTCCGTCGCGGTCTACGGCGACCCCGACTGGGAGCCACCGCCGATCGACGGCGTCGACATCCACCGCGACGAGGCCGGGGAGATCAGCGACTTCTGGGTCGTCGCATTCGACGGCGCCGGGGAAGACGACGACAAGTGCGCGATGATCGCCGAGGAGAGCGCGGCCGGGGTGTTCACCGGCGTCGTGACCTACGACCCGACGGTGGTGGACGACCTGACGGCGTACCTCGACGACGTGGCCGCCTCGGGTCCCTGA
- a CDS encoding tubulin/FtsZ family protein encodes MNLAVIGFGNAGGKVVDKLLAFESDTGRSLCRFALAVNSAEIDLAKLDYVPRDNRILIGQTDQRVKGRGAGADPEVGAIIARQDHHEIERAMDGVPIHDIDGFLVVAGLGGGTGSGGAPVLAETLSDRYAEPVYGLGVLPSADEGGRPAFNAARSLTSFTEATENLILFDNDTWRQHGDSVEMGYDRTNEEIARRVVTLLAAGELDGSQISEAAMDSSDVKRTLATGGVSSIAFASSSLESGTREEKGLISRFTNGHDEGHDESDLTMKVHGLVRKAVKSRLTIPAEIDSAERSLIVVSGPPSEFSQKGMRRAREWLERETDSVEVLAGDDPRERADTLSVAVLLSNVTRVDRIDALQDQAVDAKSNIQQQADTREDEISDLITDDSGELDPI; translated from the coding sequence ATGAATCTCGCCGTGATCGGCTTCGGTAACGCCGGGGGGAAGGTCGTGGACAAACTGCTCGCGTTCGAGTCCGACACAGGGCGGTCGCTGTGTCGCTTCGCGCTCGCGGTCAACTCCGCGGAGATCGACCTCGCGAAGCTCGACTACGTGCCCCGCGACAACCGTATCCTCATCGGCCAGACCGACCAGCGCGTCAAGGGTCGCGGCGCGGGCGCCGACCCGGAAGTCGGTGCGATCATCGCCCGGCAGGACCACCACGAGATCGAGCGCGCCATGGACGGCGTCCCGATCCACGACATCGACGGCTTCCTCGTCGTCGCCGGCCTCGGCGGCGGGACCGGCTCCGGCGGCGCGCCCGTCCTCGCCGAGACCCTGAGCGACCGCTACGCCGAGCCGGTGTACGGCCTGGGCGTCCTCCCCAGCGCCGACGAGGGTGGCCGGCCCGCGTTCAACGCCGCCCGCTCGCTCACGTCGTTCACCGAGGCCACCGAGAACCTCATCCTGTTCGACAACGACACCTGGCGCCAGCACGGCGACTCCGTCGAGATGGGCTACGACCGCACCAACGAGGAGATCGCCCGCCGCGTCGTCACCCTGCTCGCAGCGGGGGAACTCGACGGCTCGCAGATCTCCGAGGCCGCGATGGACTCCTCGGACGTCAAACGCACGCTGGCCACCGGCGGCGTCAGCTCTATCGCCTTCGCCTCTTCCAGCCTCGAATCGGGCACCCGGGAGGAGAAGGGGCTCATCAGCCGGTTCACCAACGGCCACGACGAGGGCCACGACGAGAGCGACCTCACGATGAAGGTCCACGGCCTCGTCCGGAAGGCGGTCAAGTCCCGCTTGACGATCCCCGCCGAGATCGATTCGGCCGAGCGCTCGCTGATCGTCGTCTCCGGGCCGCCCTCGGAGTTCTCCCAGAAGGGCATGCGTCGCGCTCGCGAGTGGCTCGAACGCGAGACCGACAGCGTCGAAGTCCTGGCCGGCGACGACCCCCGCGAGCGCGCGGACACGCTCTCCGTGGCGGTGCTGCTCTCGAACGTCACACGGGTCGACCGCATCGACGCCCTCCAGGACCAGGCCGTCGACGCCAAGTCCAACATCCAGCAACAGGCCGACACCCGCGAGGACGAGATCAGCGACCTCATCACCGACGATTCCGGCGAACTCGACCCGATCTGA